A window of the Natrinema salifodinae genome harbors these coding sequences:
- the cofH gene encoding 7,8-didemethyl-8-hydroxy-5-deazariboflavin synthase subunit CofH codes for MERPVTEDDLTFEHVPETDQAFENALAKARDGDRLTVDDAIELLTTGTDAEGIDRTRKERVLEAADRRRAEMVGEEVTFIANLNNNVTTACNVGCLFCNFKDAAHTFERETEIETAGFTKTPEESREIVADAVERGIYEVTSVSGLHPAFALDEEHREILDAHPNPKEVNYKPPAVYETSPGTYTDQIAAMSVDGVHVHSMTPEEAYHARRGTDWSYEEVYRRLKAAGLDTVPGTAAEILVEEVRDVICPGKIGTDDWLEAMEAAANVDLDMTATIMYGHVENEAHRALHLERIRDLQDRTDNITEFVPLTFIHQNTPLFEHDVVTSGASADEDELMIAVSRLFLDNIDHIQSSWVKYGDEQGLKMLNCGADDYMGTILSEEITKRAGGGFGEYRSFEEYAEMITSIGRVPVERSTDYEKRQVVDPDEQPIGPQLGPKADGTPLLTSEERDARRTQTTPADD; via the coding sequence ATGGAGCGACCGGTGACCGAGGACGACCTCACGTTCGAGCACGTTCCCGAGACCGACCAGGCCTTCGAGAACGCACTGGCGAAGGCGCGCGACGGCGATCGACTCACGGTCGACGACGCCATCGAGTTACTCACGACCGGGACGGACGCCGAGGGGATCGACCGGACGCGCAAGGAACGCGTCCTCGAGGCGGCCGACCGCCGTCGCGCTGAGATGGTCGGCGAGGAGGTCACCTTCATCGCGAACCTGAACAACAACGTCACGACGGCCTGTAACGTGGGCTGTCTATTCTGTAACTTTAAGGATGCCGCACACACCTTCGAGCGCGAGACGGAGATCGAGACCGCGGGCTTCACGAAGACGCCCGAGGAGTCCCGCGAGATCGTCGCGGACGCGGTCGAACGCGGTATCTACGAGGTCACCTCGGTTTCCGGACTCCACCCCGCGTTTGCGCTCGACGAGGAACACCGGGAGATCTTAGACGCGCATCCGAACCCGAAGGAGGTCAACTACAAGCCGCCCGCGGTCTACGAGACCAGCCCCGGGACCTACACCGACCAGATCGCGGCGATGAGCGTCGACGGGGTCCACGTCCACTCGATGACGCCCGAGGAGGCCTACCACGCCCGACGGGGCACCGACTGGTCCTACGAGGAGGTCTACCGCCGGCTGAAGGCGGCCGGTCTGGACACGGTCCCCGGGACCGCGGCCGAGATCCTCGTCGAGGAGGTCCGCGACGTGATCTGTCCCGGGAAAATCGGCACCGACGACTGGCTCGAGGCGATGGAGGCCGCCGCGAACGTCGACCTCGACATGACGGCGACGATCATGTACGGTCACGTCGAGAACGAGGCCCACCGCGCGCTGCACCTCGAGCGGATCCGCGACCTGCAGGACCGGACCGACAACATCACGGAGTTCGTTCCACTCACCTTTATCCACCAGAACACGCCGCTGTTCGAACACGACGTCGTCACGAGCGGCGCGAGCGCGGACGAGGACGAACTGATGATCGCCGTCTCGCGGCTCTTCCTCGACAATATCGATCACATCCAATCGTCCTGGGTCAAGTACGGCGACGAGCAGGGGCTGAAGATGCTCAACTGCGGCGCCGACGACTACATGGGGACGATCCTCTCCGAAGAGATCACCAAACGCGCGGGCGGCGGCTTCGGCGAGTACCGCTCGTTCGAGGAGTACGCCGAGATGATCACCTCGATCGGCCGGGTTCCGGTCGAGCGCTCGACCGACTACGAGAAGCGCCAGGTCGTCGATCCGGACGAGCAGCCGATTGGCCCGCAGCTCGGTCCGAAGGCCGACGGGACGCCGCTGCTCACGAGCGAGGAGCGCGACGCCCGCAGGACGCAGACGACGCCCGCGGACGACTGA
- a CDS encoding phosphoribosylaminoimidazolesuccinocarboxamide synthase: MTSVKEFRIEEEATAEDLGRGSFVFTDDYSVFDWGKMPDQIPQKGASLCAMGAFNFELLESEGVPTHYRGVVENGDVVPLDEVSHPPWEMAIDLTQVPDLPNEGREYDYEHYHDAAGENYLVPLEIVFRNRVPVGSSLRSRTDPADHDLDFERWPDEAVDLDEPIVEFSTKYEEGDRYLDREEADHIAGAAAIEDLESLAREVNRIVTDQADAAGLVHEDGKIECLYYDGELRVADVVGTFDENRFSYEGTQLSKEVLRQYHKRTQPEWVQAVEEAKAEAKRKDVADWKSLCDEAPESLDQAVVDTARDMYCSGANAYTGRELFDAPPLSSAIGAVQRL; encoded by the coding sequence ATGACGAGCGTCAAAGAGTTTCGAATCGAGGAGGAAGCGACCGCCGAGGACCTCGGGCGGGGCTCGTTCGTCTTCACCGACGACTACTCGGTGTTCGACTGGGGGAAGATGCCAGACCAGATTCCCCAGAAGGGCGCGAGCCTCTGTGCGATGGGCGCGTTCAACTTCGAACTGCTCGAGAGCGAGGGCGTTCCGACCCACTACCGCGGGGTCGTCGAGAACGGCGACGTCGTTCCGCTCGACGAGGTCTCCCACCCGCCCTGGGAGATGGCCATCGACCTCACGCAGGTCCCCGACCTTCCCAACGAGGGCCGGGAGTACGACTACGAGCACTACCACGACGCGGCCGGCGAGAACTACCTCGTCCCGCTCGAAATCGTCTTCCGCAACCGCGTGCCCGTCGGCTCGAGTCTGCGGAGTCGGACCGACCCCGCCGACCACGACCTCGACTTCGAGCGCTGGCCCGACGAAGCCGTCGACTTAGACGAGCCGATCGTCGAGTTCTCCACGAAGTACGAGGAGGGCGACCGCTACCTCGACCGCGAGGAAGCCGATCACATCGCCGGCGCGGCGGCGATCGAGGACCTCGAGTCGCTCGCCCGCGAGGTCAACCGGATCGTCACCGACCAGGCGGACGCGGCCGGCCTGGTTCACGAGGACGGCAAGATCGAGTGTCTGTACTACGACGGCGAACTCCGCGTCGCCGACGTCGTCGGCACGTTCGACGAGAACCGCTTTAGCTACGAGGGGACCCAGCTCTCGAAGGAAGTGCTGCGTCAGTACCACAAGCGCACCCAGCCCGAGTGGGTCCAGGCCGTCGAGGAGGCCAAGGCCGAGGCGAAGCGCAAGGACGTCGCGGACTGGAAGTCGCTCTGCGACGAAGCCCCCGAGTCGCTCGACCAGGCGGTCGTCGATACCGCCCGCGATATGTACTGCTCCGGTGCGAACGCCTACACCGGACGGGAGCTGTTCGACGCACCGCCGCTCTCGAGCGCGATCGGTGCGGTTCAGCGGCTGTAG
- a CDS encoding acetamidase/formamidase family protein, translating to MAQQEVQQELYVDRYTLGLVGPDQEWAGTVADGGTIETYTPPGCWGPMVTPEFRGGHEVTRPIRVEGAEVGDAVALHIRDVEVTSMATSTGSMAEREDAFYDDPFVDHRCPECGTEWPETVVEGTGEEAIKCAECGANASSFGFEYGYTVAFDDDRTVGITLDEEGAHELAEDADEVMDIPENSRQHPILLYEPGEMPGTLGRLRPFIGNVGTTPSVTMPDSHNAGDFGQYLIGADHDYGLENEDDLEARTDGHMDIPQVRPGAILVCPVKVDGAGVYVGDLHANQGDGELSLHTTDVSGTVRMDVEVIPDLDLDGPVLLPNEEDLPFISKPYSDEERQAGRELAADHGVDLDDDMGPIQVIGSGATVNDATQNAFDRATSLLDMSEGEVRSRCTFTGGVQIGRLPGVVQLDMLAPMDVLEDRGIAGLVREQYGP from the coding sequence ATGGCACAGCAAGAAGTCCAACAGGAGTTATACGTCGACCGGTACACGCTCGGCCTGGTCGGTCCGGATCAGGAGTGGGCGGGAACCGTCGCGGACGGCGGGACGATCGAGACGTACACGCCGCCGGGCTGTTGGGGGCCGATGGTCACGCCCGAGTTCCGCGGCGGCCACGAGGTTACGCGGCCGATTCGTGTCGAGGGCGCCGAGGTCGGCGACGCCGTCGCCCTGCACATCCGGGACGTCGAGGTGACGAGCATGGCGACGAGCACGGGTTCGATGGCCGAACGCGAGGACGCCTTCTACGACGATCCGTTCGTCGACCACCGCTGCCCGGAGTGTGGCACCGAGTGGCCGGAGACGGTCGTCGAGGGCACCGGCGAAGAGGCGATCAAATGCGCCGAGTGCGGCGCCAACGCCTCCTCGTTCGGCTTCGAGTACGGCTACACGGTCGCCTTCGACGACGACCGCACCGTCGGGATCACGCTCGACGAAGAAGGAGCCCACGAACTCGCGGAGGACGCCGACGAGGTCATGGACATCCCGGAGAACTCTCGCCAGCATCCCATCCTGCTGTACGAGCCCGGCGAAATGCCCGGCACCCTGGGACGACTGCGCCCGTTCATCGGAAACGTCGGGACGACGCCGTCAGTCACGATGCCCGACTCGCACAACGCCGGCGACTTCGGCCAGTACCTCATCGGGGCCGACCACGACTACGGGCTCGAGAACGAGGACGACCTCGAGGCTCGGACCGACGGGCACATGGATATCCCGCAGGTCCGGCCCGGCGCGATCCTCGTCTGTCCCGTTAAGGTCGACGGCGCCGGCGTCTACGTCGGCGACCTCCACGCCAACCAGGGCGATGGCGAACTCTCCCTGCACACGACCGACGTAAGCGGCACCGTCCGGATGGACGTCGAGGTCATTCCGGACCTCGATCTCGATGGCCCGGTCCTCCTCCCGAACGAGGAGGATCTCCCGTTCATCAGCAAACCGTACAGCGACGAGGAACGCCAGGCGGGCCGAGAACTCGCGGCCGACCACGGCGTCGACCTCGACGACGACATGGGACCGATTCAAGTGATCGGCTCCGGCGCGACGGTCAACGACGCCACGCAGAACGCCTTCGACCGCGCGACGAGCCTGCTGGACATGAGCGAGGGCGAGGTCCGCTCGCGGTGTACGTTCACCGGCGGCGTCCAGATCGGCCGGCTGCCGGGCGTCGTCCAACTCGACATGCTCGCGCCGATGGACGTGCTCGAGGACCGCGGCATCGCCGGTCTGGTGCGCGAGCAGTACGGGCCGTAG
- a CDS encoding DUF2267 domain-containing protein yields MQENEFYGLVQEAGHLDTTDRAQAATEAVLATLGETLTGGEAENVAAQLPDGLASIVEDADHDGAGYDREDFVERVGEQLRGTDVEPDDAEQFADAVTDALAVALTDGELQDLKSQLDDDLDPLFEGVTIDQENV; encoded by the coding sequence ATGCAGGAAAACGAGTTCTACGGACTGGTACAGGAAGCGGGCCACCTCGACACGACGGATCGCGCGCAGGCCGCGACCGAGGCCGTCCTCGCCACGCTCGGCGAGACCCTGACCGGCGGCGAGGCCGAGAACGTCGCCGCCCAGCTTCCGGACGGCCTGGCGTCGATCGTCGAGGACGCCGATCACGACGGCGCCGGCTACGACCGCGAGGACTTCGTCGAGCGCGTCGGCGAGCAGCTCCGCGGGACAGACGTCGAGCCCGACGATGCCGAACAGTTCGCCGACGCGGTCACCGACGCGCTCGCGGTCGCGCTGACCGACGGCGAGCTTCAGGATCTGAAGTCCCAGCTCGACGACGACCTCGATCCGCTGTTCGAGGGCGTCACGATCGATCAGGAGAACGTCTGA
- a CDS encoding DUF7576 family protein: MTDSTAEDAPECRQCGSSVGSTADRRVVPTVEDGEAVYRHFCSDDCLEIWEAAN; this comes from the coding sequence ATGACCGATTCGACGGCCGAGGACGCACCCGAGTGTCGACAGTGTGGTAGCTCCGTAGGATCGACCGCCGACCGACGCGTCGTGCCGACGGTCGAGGACGGCGAAGCCGTCTACCGCCACTTCTGTAGCGACGACTGCCTCGAGATCTGGGAGGCGGCGAACTAG
- a CDS encoding dienelactone hydrolase family protein has protein sequence MPSDGSHTDADTDTGIGTVTDIPVDDVTLEGELAVPPDATGLVVFAHGSGSSRHSPRNNFVAERLRERGLGTLLFDLLTEAEDRNRENRFDIPLLTDRLVAVTEWARERPAASARSVGYFGASTGAAAALRGAARPTTEIDAVVSRGGRVDMAAEVVDDVTAPTLLVVGGEDDSVRELNREVYDALTCERELRIVAGAGHLFEGPGELEAVADHAADWFATHLE, from the coding sequence ATGCCGTCCGACGGGTCACACACCGACGCTGACACTGACACTGGCATCGGCACCGTTACCGACATCCCGGTCGACGACGTGACACTCGAGGGCGAACTCGCCGTGCCGCCGGACGCGACCGGCCTGGTCGTCTTCGCCCACGGGAGCGGGAGCAGTCGGCACAGCCCGCGAAACAACTTCGTCGCCGAGCGGCTGCGCGAGCGCGGCCTTGGCACGCTGCTGTTCGACCTGCTCACCGAGGCCGAGGATCGGAACCGAGAGAACCGGTTCGACATCCCGCTGCTGACCGATCGCCTGGTCGCGGTCACCGAGTGGGCCCGCGAGCGACCGGCCGCGAGCGCCCGGTCCGTCGGCTACTTCGGCGCCAGCACGGGCGCCGCGGCGGCCCTCCGCGGGGCGGCCAGGCCGACGACGGAGATCGACGCGGTGGTCTCGCGCGGCGGGCGGGTCGACATGGCGGCCGAGGTTGTCGACGACGTGACCGCGCCGACGCTGCTCGTCGTCGGCGGCGAGGACGACTCGGTCCGCGAACTGAACCGCGAGGTCTACGACGCCCTGACCTGCGAGCGGGAGCTCAGGATCGTCGCGGGCGCGGGCCACCTCTTCGAGGGGCCAGGCGAACTGGAGGCAGTCGCCGACCACGCCGCGGACTGGTTCGCGACACACCTCGAGTGA
- a CDS encoding formyltetrahydrofolate deformylase — protein sequence MTTDVTEITVIGDDDTGLVARVTSLLFERGVNIEDMDQAVRDDVFRMYLAVDTSEMVCTEGTLREDLHELGNDLGLDVQVRFPADRETQKIAVLGTKESHCLEALFEAWANDELGADIGVVIGNHDDLQPLAEHYDVPFHDIGDEKGQQNEDELLDRLAEYDVDLIVLARYMRILSPNVVFRYEDRIINVHPSLLPAFPGAEAYRQALEEGVRVAGVTAHYVTTDLDQGPIITQRAFDVPDDADLDEMKRRGQPLEADALLEAVKLHLNGDVSVHRGRTSVRENGTQYQLGLPDKVDEVTPDRPVDGIGSAIADDS from the coding sequence TTGACGACCGACGTGACCGAAATTACGGTGATTGGAGACGACGATACCGGGTTGGTCGCCCGGGTGACCAGCCTCCTGTTCGAGCGCGGGGTCAACATCGAGGACATGGACCAGGCGGTCCGCGACGACGTCTTCCGGATGTATCTCGCCGTCGACACCTCCGAGATGGTCTGTACGGAGGGGACGCTTCGCGAGGACCTCCACGAACTCGGGAACGACCTCGGACTCGACGTCCAGGTGCGGTTCCCCGCTGACCGCGAGACCCAGAAAATCGCCGTCCTCGGCACCAAGGAGAGCCACTGCCTCGAGGCGCTGTTCGAGGCCTGGGCCAACGACGAACTCGGCGCGGACATCGGCGTCGTCATCGGGAATCACGACGACCTTCAGCCGCTAGCCGAACACTACGACGTCCCCTTCCACGATATCGGCGACGAGAAGGGCCAGCAAAACGAGGACGAACTCCTCGACCGCCTCGCCGAGTACGACGTCGACCTGATCGTCCTCGCGCGGTACATGCGCATCCTCAGCCCGAACGTCGTCTTCCGCTACGAGGACCGCATCATCAACGTCCACCCCTCCTTGCTGCCCGCGTTCCCCGGCGCCGAGGCCTACCGCCAGGCGCTCGAGGAAGGCGTCCGCGTCGCCGGCGTTACGGCCCACTACGTTACGACCGATCTGGATCAGGGGCCGATCATCACCCAGCGCGCGTTCGACGTTCCCGACGACGCCGACCTGGACGAGATGAAACGCCGCGGCCAGCCCCTGGAGGCCGACGCCCTGCTCGAAGCGGTCAAACTCCACCTCAACGGCGACGTCTCGGTCCACCGCGGCCGGACGTCGGTCCGCGAGAACGGCACGCAGTATCAGCTGGGCCTGCCCGACAAGGTCGACGAGGTCACGCCGGACCGGCCGGTCGACGGGATCGGCAGTGCGATCGCCGACGATTCGTAG
- a CDS encoding HalOD1 output domain-containing protein, producing the protein MTATPHDHGRPRIDPDRKTAFVSHDWTGADSLTNTIVSTVAELSGTDPIELDRLYDRIDPESLETLFAPANGAAGRNTGQVSFRLDGYTITVHATGDIVVERAS; encoded by the coding sequence ATGACCGCGACACCACACGACCACGGCCGCCCACGGATCGACCCCGACCGGAAGACCGCGTTCGTCTCGCACGACTGGACGGGCGCCGACTCGCTGACGAACACGATCGTTTCGACGGTCGCCGAACTCTCGGGGACCGACCCGATCGAGCTGGACCGGCTCTACGACCGAATCGATCCCGAAAGCCTCGAGACGCTCTTCGCGCCCGCGAACGGGGCTGCCGGCCGGAACACCGGCCAGGTGTCGTTCCGGCTGGACGGCTACACCATCACCGTTCACGCGACGGGCGACATTGTCGTCGAGCGCGCGTCGTAA
- the purS gene encoding phosphoribosylformylglycinamidine synthase subunit PurS: MTAYTATVTVRLKRGVLDPEAETTKGALERLGFELEDLRSADRFEIDLEADSADGARERASEMAERLLANPTIHDYDVEVAER, from the coding sequence ATGACCGCCTACACCGCGACGGTGACGGTTCGACTCAAACGCGGCGTACTCGATCCCGAGGCCGAGACCACGAAGGGCGCCCTCGAGCGCCTGGGCTTCGAACTCGAGGACCTGCGCTCGGCCGACCGCTTCGAGATCGACCTCGAGGCCGACTCCGCGGACGGCGCCCGCGAGCGCGCGAGCGAGATGGCCGAACGGCTCCTGGCGAATCCGACCATCCACGACTACGACGTGGAGGTCGCCGAACGGTAG
- the purQ gene encoding phosphoribosylformylglycinamidine synthase I: MTVSIIRFGGSNCDRDAERALEHLDVDAEIVWHEDGLPDDATGVVLPGGFSYGDYLRAGAMAARSPIMEDVRAAAADGVPVLGVCNGAQIGCESGLTEGAFTTNESARFQCEHVYLRVERADTPWTAAYEEGEVIEIPIAHGEGRYEIGDDRLAALEDEDRVLFRYCDEDGETDPDVNPNGSKHNIAGVLGERETVAVLMPHPERATLPDVGPTDGQGILRGFEAAANDA; this comes from the coding sequence GTGACGGTTTCGATCATCAGATTCGGCGGTTCGAACTGCGACCGCGACGCCGAGCGCGCCCTGGAACACCTCGACGTCGACGCCGAGATCGTCTGGCACGAGGACGGCCTTCCGGACGACGCGACCGGCGTCGTCCTCCCCGGCGGGTTCTCCTACGGCGACTACCTGCGTGCGGGCGCGATGGCCGCCCGCTCGCCGATCATGGAGGACGTCCGCGCGGCCGCGGCCGACGGCGTCCCCGTCCTCGGCGTCTGCAACGGCGCCCAGATCGGCTGCGAGTCCGGCCTCACCGAGGGGGCGTTCACGACCAACGAGAGTGCCCGCTTCCAGTGCGAACACGTCTACCTTCGCGTCGAGCGCGCGGACACTCCCTGGACCGCCGCCTACGAGGAGGGCGAGGTAATCGAGATTCCCATCGCCCACGGCGAGGGTCGCTACGAGATCGGCGACGACCGCCTGGCCGCCCTCGAAGACGAGGACCGGGTTCTCTTCCGGTACTGCGACGAGGACGGTGAGACGGACCCGGATGTGAACCCGAACGGCTCGAAACACAACATTGCGGGCGTTCTCGGGGAGCGCGAGACCGTCGCGGTGTTGATGCCCCACCCCGAACGGGCGACCCTACCCGACGTCGGCCCGACGGACGGCCAGGGGATTCTTCGCGGGTTCGAAGCGGCAGCGAACGACGCATAG
- a CDS encoding archaeosine biosynthesis radical SAM protein RaSEA, with the protein MSKPTPEVYEQGKGMDAHNQAMREIRSRKEASYDPHEPTRVWLDEDNTPDGVKQSLTIILNTGGCRWARAGGCTMCGYVAESVDGGSVSHEALMDQIEVCLDHERENADEPAELIKIYTSGSFLDEREVGAETRDAIAETFADRDRIVVESLPDFVDREKIADFTDRGLDTDVAIGLETATDRVRHDCVNKYFDFADFEDACAEAAAADEDAGDAAAGIKAYLLMKPPFLTESEAADDMISSIERCADVEGCHTVSMNPCNVQRYTMVDELYFDDGYRPPWLWSVARVLEETADVDAIVVSDPVGHGSDRGPHNCGECDDLVQKAIKDFDLRQDPTVFKQVSCECELTWETVMERERGFNQPLTR; encoded by the coding sequence ATGAGTAAACCCACGCCCGAGGTCTACGAGCAGGGCAAGGGCATGGACGCCCACAACCAGGCGATGCGTGAGATCCGGTCGCGCAAGGAGGCCAGTTACGATCCCCACGAACCCACCCGCGTCTGGCTCGACGAGGACAACACGCCCGACGGCGTCAAACAGAGCCTGACGATCATCCTAAACACGGGCGGCTGTCGGTGGGCCCGCGCCGGCGGCTGTACGATGTGCGGCTACGTCGCCGAGAGCGTCGACGGTGGCTCGGTCTCTCACGAGGCCCTGATGGACCAGATCGAGGTCTGTCTCGATCACGAACGCGAGAACGCCGACGAGCCCGCGGAACTAATCAAGATCTACACGTCGGGCTCGTTCTTAGACGAGCGCGAGGTCGGCGCCGAGACGCGCGACGCGATCGCCGAGACCTTCGCCGACCGCGACCGGATCGTCGTCGAGTCGCTGCCCGACTTCGTCGACCGCGAGAAGATCGCCGACTTCACCGACCGCGGACTTGACACCGACGTCGCGATCGGCCTCGAGACGGCTACTGACCGCGTGCGCCACGACTGCGTGAACAAGTACTTCGACTTCGCCGACTTCGAGGACGCCTGCGCGGAGGCCGCAGCAGCCGACGAGGACGCCGGCGACGCCGCCGCGGGGATCAAGGCCTACCTCCTGATGAAGCCGCCCTTCCTCACGGAGTCCGAGGCCGCCGACGACATGATCTCCTCGATCGAGCGCTGCGCCGATGTCGAGGGCTGTCACACCGTCTCGATGAACCCGTGTAACGTCCAGCGTTACACGATGGTCGACGAACTCTACTTCGACGACGGCTACCGACCGCCGTGGCTGTGGTCGGTCGCTCGCGTGCTCGAGGAGACCGCCGACGTCGACGCCATCGTCGTCTCGGACCCGGTCGGACACGGCTCGGATCGGGGGCCGCACAACTGCGGCGAGTGCGACGACCTCGTCCAGAAGGCCATCAAGGACTTCGACCTTCGGCAGGACCCCACCGTCTTCAAGCAGGTTTCCTGCGAGTGCGAACTAACCTGGGAGACCGTTATGGAGCGCGAGCGCGGGTTCAATCAGCCGCTGACGCGATAG
- a CDS encoding midas domain-containing protein, with protein MVSRPQKLGVVLVALLVALSGGPALAGATAGAGDDAGDMGDEAETESSATLENVQVETLELDNVTVENATIEELNVEEFDADVEELQDELDEGDTADSENETETGLDTEDNESETETGLDTEDNESETEDGLESEEDNETASEEVTLSDIQLEQLELEGVSLEDLEQDGGNVSDAGMNESTNETEADNETEDSLETEEDNETEDSLETEADNETEDSLETEEDNETEDSLETDTAEDNATEEDNATSETESEQLIDENASEVTIQNLTIETMDVETLTIEELTAGEDADETETDDNETEESDGLAMDDEDNESDSEDEGFNISEDEDNESNDSEDELATDEDNETETEDNETETETETETEDNESQEIEELTIEQFDVEEITIESMSVDSVEEGDDAMETEDSEMNETDEEDNVTETETETEDNETETEDNVTETETETEDNETETEDNETETEDNESETEIETESDEMETESSGETISSLSASSITIENASADTLTLGDASELDDVSSGETTDTESDDEMNETDEEDNETDSELGEDEDNESDI; from the coding sequence ATGGTTTCACGACCGCAGAAACTCGGCGTCGTACTGGTCGCACTGCTGGTCGCACTCTCGGGGGGTCCTGCCCTCGCGGGTGCCACAGCGGGTGCGGGCGACGATGCCGGAGACATGGGCGACGAAGCGGAAACGGAATCGAGTGCGACACTGGAGAACGTTCAGGTCGAGACACTCGAACTCGATAACGTCACCGTTGAGAACGCGACGATCGAGGAACTGAACGTCGAGGAGTTCGACGCTGACGTCGAGGAACTGCAGGACGAACTCGACGAGGGCGACACCGCTGACAGCGAGAACGAAACTGAGACCGGCCTCGATACCGAAGATAACGAATCAGAGACTGAGACCGGCCTCGATACCGAAGATAACGAATCCGAGACCGAAGACGGTCTTGAGTCCGAAGAGGACAACGAGACTGCCAGTGAGGAAGTCACCCTCTCTGACATCCAGCTCGAGCAGCTCGAGCTCGAGGGCGTATCGCTCGAGGACCTCGAGCAAGACGGCGGTAACGTCTCGGACGCAGGGATGAACGAGTCGACTAACGAGACTGAAGCGGACAACGAGACTGAAGACAGTCTTGAGACCGAAGAGGACAACGAGACTGAAGACAGTCTTGAGACTGAAGCGGACAACGAGACTGAAGACAGTCTTGAGACCGAAGAGGACAACGAGACCGAAGACAGTCTCGAGACTGACACCGCCGAAGATAACGCGACCGAAGAGGACAACGCCACGTCCGAAACCGAGAGCGAGCAGCTGATCGACGAGAACGCCAGCGAGGTCACGATTCAGAACCTCACCATCGAGACGATGGACGTCGAGACGCTGACCATCGAAGAGCTGACGGCCGGTGAGGACGCCGACGAAACCGAGACGGACGACAACGAGACCGAGGAGAGCGACGGTCTCGCGATGGACGACGAGGACAACGAGTCCGATAGTGAAGACGAGGGCTTCAACATCAGTGAGGACGAGGACAACGAATCGAACGACAGCGAGGACGAACTCGCCACGGACGAGGACAACGAGACGGAGACTGAGGACAACGAGACGGAGACTGAGACTGAAACCGAAACTGAGGACAACGAGTCCCAGGAGATCGAGGAACTCACGATCGAGCAGTTCGACGTCGAGGAGATAACCATCGAGTCGATGTCCGTCGACTCGGTCGAGGAAGGCGACGACGCCATGGAGACCGAGGACAGCGAGATGAACGAGACGGACGAGGAGGACAACGTCACCGAAACTGAGACCGAAACCGAGGACAACGAGACCGAAACCGAGGACAACGTCACCGAAACTGAGACCGAAACCGAGGACAACGAGACCGAAACCGAGGACAACGAGACGGAGACCGAGGACAACGAGTCCGAGACTGAGATCGAGACGGAATCCGACGAGATGGAGACCGAGAGCTCCGGCGAGACGATCTCCAGTCTCTCCGCGTCGTCGATTACCATCGAGAACGCGTCCGCCGACACGCTCACGCTCGGCGACGCGAGCGAACTCGACGACGTCAGCAGCGGCGAGACCACGGACACCGAGTCGGACGACGAGATGAACGAGACGGACGAGGAGGACAACGAGACCGACTCCGAGCTCGGTGAAGACGAGGACAACGAGTCCGACATCTAA